The following proteins come from a genomic window of Flavobacterium crocinum:
- a CDS encoding SRPBCC family protein has product MKSDLLMHFSIDKENKTVNIQREFNASLSNVWSAWTEAYILDKWWAPAPFESKTKFMDFREGGKRLYAMVSPQGEERWAIFEYTSISPKTNFKHSSTFCDADGNPNSEIGSSYWDLTFSENGDLTTVDISIKRDSLAELEKIIEMGFKEGFTMTLQTLDKILEAK; this is encoded by the coding sequence ATGAAATCTGATCTTTTAATGCATTTTTCTATAGACAAGGAAAATAAAACTGTGAATATCCAACGCGAATTCAATGCGTCATTGTCAAACGTTTGGTCTGCCTGGACAGAAGCCTATATTTTGGATAAATGGTGGGCACCTGCTCCGTTTGAATCCAAAACCAAGTTTATGGATTTTAGAGAAGGCGGAAAAAGATTATATGCCATGGTAAGTCCGCAAGGAGAAGAACGCTGGGCTATTTTTGAATATACTTCGATTTCTCCAAAAACTAATTTTAAACATTCTTCTACTTTTTGCGATGCCGATGGAAATCCGAATTCTGAGATTGGAAGTTCGTATTGGGATCTAACATTTTCAGAAAATGGCGATTTAACGACTGTTGACATTTCCATAAAACGAGACAGTTTAGCCGAATTGGAAAAAATAATTGAAATGGGATTCAAAGAAGGCTTTACCATGACTTTGCAAACTCTTGACAAAATTCTGGAAGCAAAATAA
- a CDS encoding PA3715 family protein produces MKANLFILLFCVQFSFSQNTDHLNTVLKQLKLQEKQINVQLFTEKILPYDKSKSVLVVPKYATDIEEGSFTLDAYILVVDNATGKIISKCVELNAWTSDALILTSITIDTGLYHLNKSTRAFGVRVDYRTQSQPNPYSETNLSLYTVNKNVLKPVLHNYNIYRYRGEWDMKCNGEFEDNDSTIDIDKLQTNNFNNLIVKTKITKTKNTFKNEDCVSKETIKKETTKLIFNGKEYK; encoded by the coding sequence ATGAAAGCAAATCTCTTCATTTTACTATTTTGTGTGCAGTTTTCTTTTTCACAAAATACAGATCATCTCAATACTGTTTTGAAACAGCTTAAATTACAAGAAAAGCAAATAAACGTTCAGCTTTTTACTGAAAAAATATTACCCTATGACAAAAGTAAAAGCGTTTTAGTTGTTCCAAAGTATGCTACTGATATAGAAGAAGGTTCTTTCACACTGGACGCTTACATATTGGTAGTCGATAATGCAACAGGAAAAATAATTTCCAAATGTGTCGAACTCAATGCATGGACATCTGATGCTCTTATTTTAACCTCCATTACCATCGATACCGGTTTGTACCATTTAAACAAATCTACTAGAGCTTTTGGCGTAAGAGTAGATTATCGTACCCAAAGTCAACCTAATCCGTACAGCGAAACCAACTTGTCCTTATATACTGTAAATAAAAATGTACTGAAACCGGTGCTTCATAATTATAATATTTACAGATATCGCGGAGAATGGGACATGAAATGTAATGGTGAATTTGAAGACAATGATTCAACTATTGATATTGATAAACTGCAAACCAATAATTTTAATAATCTCATTGTAAAAACAAAGATTACTAAAACAAAAAATACCTTTAAAAATGAAGATTGTGTCTCTAAAGAAACAATTAAAAAAGAGACAACCAAATTGATTTTTAATGGCAAGGAATACAAATAG
- a CDS encoding YegJ family protein: MKTKLLAILSIFFLISCKDSNKIERENEPTIYGVESQDEEMNAAILKANETLKDFNAGLLNPKAENLALKVQFTNSSGTEHMWVGDIVFKDGEYSGILNNDPEYVKEYKSGDKIDIDPSKISDWMYLENGKLFGGYTIKVLRNRMSEEERKQFDAESGMQID; this comes from the coding sequence ATGAAAACAAAACTTTTAGCCATACTAAGCATATTTTTCCTGATAAGTTGCAAAGATTCAAACAAAATTGAAAGAGAAAACGAACCTACAATTTACGGCGTCGAAAGTCAGGACGAAGAAATGAATGCGGCGATACTTAAAGCAAATGAAACTTTAAAAGATTTTAATGCAGGATTACTAAATCCTAAAGCTGAAAATCTGGCTTTAAAGGTTCAGTTTACCAATTCAAGCGGAACCGAACATATGTGGGTTGGAGATATTGTTTTTAAAGATGGGGAATATTCCGGGATTTTAAACAATGATCCTGAATATGTTAAAGAATATAAATCCGGTGATAAAATAGATATTGATCCTTCTAAAATTAGCGATTGGATGTATCTCGAAAATGGTAAATTATTTGGCGGTTATACCATAAAGGTGTTGCGAAACAGAATGAGCGAAGAAGAACGCAAACAATTTGATGCCGAAAGTGGTATGCAAATCGATTAA
- a CDS encoding ankyrin repeat domain-containing protein encodes MKNIQTILLILAITVGCKSLAQTKAKPAVPSRETVEEFYDAIFANDTQKAVKMIGTKFPANYEPQNKVTPLQAAIWQNNIALVKALVEKGAKINSSNAQAIDVAAEKGTLEILSYLIQKGGPISDKAFNTAGFNQFYDAAKLLLLKGASQEKGDIRGKLWVFEQAVRKSDYEVLNALKLDKEEVNSHNYDGETALIIAIKNKNTEMVKYLLKKGADKNKPETFDAGDDISYGKKPIQIATKMKLTEIVKLLK; translated from the coding sequence ATGAAAAATATACAAACTATACTTTTAATTCTTGCCATTACTGTTGGCTGTAAATCTTTGGCGCAAACTAAAGCAAAACCGGCTGTCCCTTCAAGAGAAACAGTTGAAGAGTTTTATGATGCCATTTTTGCAAACGACACCCAGAAAGCAGTTAAAATGATTGGTACAAAATTTCCAGCCAATTACGAACCGCAAAATAAAGTTACACCTCTACAAGCTGCAATCTGGCAAAATAATATAGCACTTGTAAAAGCCCTAGTCGAAAAAGGAGCAAAAATAAACAGCTCAAATGCTCAGGCTATTGATGTTGCGGCAGAAAAAGGAACTCTTGAAATTTTATCGTATCTAATTCAAAAAGGTGGTCCTATTTCTGATAAAGCTTTTAATACTGCAGGATTTAATCAGTTTTATGATGCCGCCAAATTACTTTTGCTAAAAGGCGCCAGTCAGGAAAAAGGAGATATTAGAGGTAAACTTTGGGTGTTTGAACAAGCGGTTCGAAAATCGGATTATGAGGTTTTGAATGCACTGAAATTAGATAAAGAAGAAGTTAACTCTCATAATTATGATGGAGAAACGGCTTTAATAATTGCTATTAAAAATAAAAATACCGAAATGGTAAAATACCTGCTGAAAAAAGGAGCTGATAAAAATAAACCGGAAACTTTTGATGCCGGCGATGATATTTCGTATGGCAAAAAACCTATTCAGATTGCTACTAAAATGAAATTAACAGAGATTGTAAAACTGCTTAAATAG
- a CDS encoding DUF1572 domain-containing protein: MKNAPEIANRFRETILNGTWIANTNYKDQLQNLDWKIAVTPIQNLNTIALLAQHIHYYIEGINNVFKGGTLDIKDKFSFDFPPISSQEDWNIFLTRFWNATEEFASFVEQMSDEELNQYFVNEKYGSYERNIDAMIEHSYYHLGQIVLIKKLLTN, translated from the coding sequence ATGAAAAATGCACCGGAAATTGCCAATCGTTTTAGAGAAACTATTTTAAACGGAACCTGGATTGCTAACACCAATTACAAAGATCAACTGCAGAATCTGGATTGGAAAATTGCTGTTACTCCGATTCAAAATCTAAATACGATTGCACTTCTGGCACAGCATATTCATTATTATATTGAAGGAATAAACAATGTCTTTAAAGGCGGAACACTCGACATAAAAGATAAGTTTAGTTTTGACTTTCCTCCTATTTCTTCACAAGAAGACTGGAACATATTTCTGACTCGATTCTGGAATGCAACCGAAGAATTTGCCTCTTTTGTTGAACAAATGTCTGACGAAGAGCTAAATCAGTATTTTGTGAATGAAAAGTATGGAAGTTACGAAAGAAATATCGACGCCATGATTGAACACAGCTATTATCATCTGGGACAAATTGTGTTGATTAAAAAATTACTGACCAATTAA
- a CDS encoding GIY-YIG nuclease family protein, translated as MYILTNKYKTVFYTGVTNNLRIRLSQHKGNNTTGSKTFTSKYNTTYLLYYEKFTWIQEAIAREKEIKDWRREKKIELIKTINPDLDFLNYLFE; from the coding sequence ATATACATTCTCACGAATAAATACAAAACCGTTTTCTACACAGGAGTCACAAATAATTTAAGAATCCGTTTAAGCCAGCATAAAGGAAATAATACAACTGGAAGCAAAACTTTTACATCAAAATACAATACAACATATTTGCTATACTATGAAAAGTTCACTTGGATACAAGAAGCAATTGCTCGTGAAAAAGAAATAAAAGACTGGCGAAGAGAAAAAAAAATCGAACTAATAAAAACTATTAATCCTGATTTAGATTTTTTGAATTATTTATTTGAATAA
- a CDS encoding M949_RS01915 family surface polysaccharide biosynthesis protein: MRNISFLLLFITLFSSCKSDKKEEKTVSLKDSDIKETPFVLNVEKIDSTQFPASIKYEGFIKNAVRWKDKLGDNIVITTETGYHINPKFKHEFDDSADAELFAYHFIVSGDKTKQAWRVYDYISDCPVDIVASFVKDTFQITDLNNDGIAEVWLMYKTVCHGDVSPCDMKIIMYEGAQKYAMRGENKVQVGVYDNGEKQFIGGKFKFDEKFTNGPKVFKEFARKLWNENIMEKWEN, from the coding sequence ATGAGAAATATTTCCTTTTTATTGCTATTTATTACTCTCTTTTCAAGCTGTAAATCAGATAAAAAAGAGGAAAAAACAGTTAGTTTAAAAGATTCGGACATAAAAGAAACTCCTTTTGTTTTAAATGTTGAAAAGATAGATTCTACACAGTTTCCTGCTTCAATTAAATACGAAGGCTTTATCAAAAATGCTGTTCGGTGGAAAGATAAACTTGGCGATAATATTGTGATTACAACAGAAACAGGTTATCATATTAATCCCAAATTCAAGCATGAATTTGACGACAGCGCCGATGCAGAACTGTTCGCTTATCATTTTATAGTTTCAGGAGATAAAACCAAACAAGCCTGGAGAGTTTACGATTATATTTCAGATTGTCCGGTTGATATTGTGGCTTCCTTTGTAAAAGATACTTTTCAGATTACTGATTTGAACAATGACGGAATTGCTGAAGTCTGGTTAATGTACAAAACGGTCTGTCACGGTGATGTGAGTCCGTGTGACATGAAAATTATTATGTATGAGGGAGCGCAAAAATATGCAATGCGTGGCGAAAATAAAGTTCAGGTTGGAGTTTATGATAATGGCGAAAAACAATTTATAGGCGGGAAATTTAAGTTTGACGAAAAATTTACAAACGGCCCAAAAGTCTTTAAAGAATTCGCCCGTAAATTATGGAACGAAAATATCATGGAAAAATGGGAAAATTAA
- a CDS encoding glutamate synthase subunit beta — MGKIGGFKEYNRADESNLAVAERVANYNEFTIPVPKDKLKEQGSRCMDCGIPFCHSGCPLGNLIPDFNDMVHQEEWQSALEILQSTNNFPEFTGRLCPAPCEKSCVLGIIKDPVSIENIEKSIVERGFAEGWIKPQAPKTRTGKTVAVIGSGPAGLAAAQQLNRAGHTVTVFERDNAIGGLLRYGIPNFKLEKGIIDRRVAILEAEGITFKTNVNVGVNFSVEELNQFDSIVLCGGATERRSLPTKGIESKGVVQAMDFLTQQTKVLYGESIPDQVKATGKDVIVIGGGDTGSDCIGTSNRHGAKSVTNFEILPKPPVGRSESTPWPFWPLQLKTSSSHEEGCDRNWLINTKEFISNDKGELTGLKTVEVQWKMTPGQRPELIEKEGSEKIWPCDLALLALGFTGPEKTLSEQLGIETDMRSNYKAHNYQTNVPHIFTAGDMRRGQSLIVWAISEGREAAREVDLFLMGSTNLPTKGKGDLPSL, encoded by the coding sequence ATGGGTAAAATAGGCGGATTTAAAGAATATAACAGAGCCGATGAAAGTAATTTAGCAGTAGCTGAGCGTGTTGCCAACTACAATGAGTTTACTATTCCGGTACCAAAAGATAAATTAAAAGAACAAGGATCAAGATGTATGGACTGTGGAATTCCTTTTTGCCACAGTGGTTGTCCGTTAGGAAATTTAATTCCTGACTTCAACGACATGGTGCATCAGGAAGAATGGCAGAGCGCGTTAGAGATTTTACAATCTACTAACAACTTTCCTGAATTTACAGGACGTTTATGTCCTGCTCCATGTGAAAAATCATGTGTATTAGGAATCATCAAAGATCCGGTTTCTATCGAAAACATCGAAAAAAGCATCGTTGAAAGAGGTTTCGCAGAAGGATGGATTAAACCACAAGCACCAAAAACAAGAACTGGAAAAACAGTTGCTGTTATTGGTTCTGGACCTGCAGGTCTTGCAGCTGCTCAACAATTAAACAGAGCGGGTCACACCGTTACTGTTTTTGAAAGAGACAACGCAATTGGAGGTTTATTACGTTACGGAATTCCAAATTTCAAATTAGAAAAAGGAATTATCGACCGTCGTGTAGCAATTCTTGAAGCAGAAGGAATCACTTTTAAAACAAATGTAAATGTTGGAGTTAATTTCAGTGTTGAAGAATTAAACCAATTCGATTCTATCGTTTTATGCGGAGGAGCAACTGAAAGAAGAAGCTTGCCGACTAAAGGAATCGAAAGCAAAGGCGTTGTTCAGGCAATGGATTTCTTAACACAGCAAACTAAAGTTTTATACGGAGAATCAATTCCAGACCAAGTTAAAGCAACTGGAAAAGACGTAATCGTTATTGGTGGTGGAGATACGGGTTCTGACTGTATCGGAACTTCAAACAGACACGGAGCTAAATCGGTAACCAACTTTGAGATTTTACCAAAACCTCCAGTTGGAAGAAGCGAATCAACTCCTTGGCCTTTCTGGCCGTTGCAGTTAAAAACATCTTCTTCTCACGAAGAAGGTTGCGACAGAAACTGGTTGATCAATACTAAAGAATTCATTTCTAATGATAAAGGTGAATTAACTGGATTAAAAACGGTTGAGGTGCAATGGAAAATGACTCCAGGTCAGCGTCCAGAATTAATCGAAAAAGAAGGTTCAGAGAAAATCTGGCCTTGCGATTTAGCTTTATTGGCTCTTGGATTTACAGGTCCGGAGAAAACGTTAAGCGAACAATTAGGAATCGAAACTGATATGAGAAGCAACTACAAAGCGCACAACTATCAGACAAACGTTCCTCATATCTTCACAGCTGGAGATATGCGTCGTGGACAATCATTAATCGTATGGGCTATTTCAGAAGGTCGCGAAGCTGCAAGAGAGGTAGATTTATTCCTTATGGGATCTACAAACTTGCCTACTAAAGGAAAAGGAGATCTTCCTAGCCTATAA
- the lysA gene encoding diaminopimelate decarboxylase, producing MLFFYNLFVDTQKSNNFAQNDLKMQAKDLLQLADQFGSPLYVYDAEKIQSQYNRLTKAFSKVENLRVNYAMKALSNVAILQLLKNMGSGLDTVSIQEVLLGLHAGYEPERIFFTPNGVSLEEIEEVAAMGVQINIDNLSILEQFGTRHPNIPVCIRINPHVMAGGNANISVGHIDSKFGISVHQIPHILRIVENTKMSIVGIHMHTGSDILDIEVFLYAAEILFDTAKHFKDLQFLDFGSGFKVPYKKDDIETDIEELGKKLSKRFNAFCTEYGRDLTLIFEPGKFLVSEAGHFLVKVNVVKQTTSTVFAGIDSGFNHLIRPMFYGSSHHIENISNPKGKERFYSVVGYICETDTFANNRRIAEITEGDILEFRNAGAYCFSMSSNYNSRYKPAEVLWKDGKGILIRQAETFEDLLKNQIPLPEEVAAAV from the coding sequence TTGTTATTTTTCTACAATTTATTTGTTGATACACAAAAGAGTAATAACTTTGCCCAAAATGATTTAAAAATGCAAGCAAAAGATTTACTGCAGTTAGCAGACCAATTTGGAAGTCCATTGTATGTTTACGATGCCGAAAAAATCCAATCTCAGTACAACCGATTAACTAAAGCTTTCTCTAAGGTAGAAAACTTAAGAGTTAATTACGCCATGAAGGCATTGTCTAATGTTGCGATTCTTCAGTTATTAAAGAACATGGGGTCTGGCTTAGACACTGTATCAATTCAGGAAGTTTTGTTAGGACTTCATGCTGGCTATGAACCCGAAAGAATTTTCTTTACACCAAACGGCGTTTCTCTTGAAGAAATCGAAGAAGTTGCCGCAATGGGTGTACAAATCAATATCGACAATTTATCTATTTTAGAGCAATTCGGAACGAGACATCCTAATATTCCGGTATGCATCCGTATCAACCCACACGTAATGGCGGGAGGAAATGCAAATATTTCTGTTGGACATATCGATAGTAAATTCGGAATTTCTGTTCACCAGATTCCGCATATCTTGCGAATTGTTGAAAATACAAAAATGAGTATTGTTGGAATTCACATGCACACAGGATCTGATATTTTAGATATCGAAGTATTCTTGTATGCTGCTGAAATCTTGTTCGACACGGCAAAACATTTCAAAGATCTACAATTCTTAGATTTCGGAAGCGGATTCAAAGTTCCTTACAAAAAAGACGATATCGAAACAGACATCGAAGAATTAGGTAAAAAATTATCAAAAAGATTTAATGCTTTCTGTACTGAATATGGAAGAGATTTAACATTGATTTTCGAACCAGGAAAATTCTTGGTAAGCGAAGCAGGTCATTTCTTAGTAAAAGTAAACGTAGTAAAACAAACAACCTCAACAGTTTTCGCCGGAATCGACAGTGGTTTCAACCATTTAATCCGTCCAATGTTTTACGGATCTTCACATCATATTGAAAACATTTCTAACCCGAAAGGAAAAGAGCGTTTTTATTCTGTTGTAGGATACATTTGTGAGACTGATACTTTTGCTAACAACCGTAGAATTGCAGAAATCACAGAAGGTGACATTTTAGAATTTAGAAATGCCGGAGCATACTGTTTCTCAATGTCATCCAACTACAATTCAAGATACAAACCAGCCGAAGTACTTTGGAAAGACGGAAAAGGAATCTTGATTCGTCAAGCCGAAACTTTCGAAGATTTACTTAAAAATCAAATTCCGTTACCAGAAGAAGTTGCTGCTGCGGTTTAA
- a CDS encoding SRPBCC family protein, with amino-acid sequence MKSNLLMNFTVDKENNTVNVKREFSASLPNVWSAWTEAAILDQWWAPAPWKSRTKSMEFKEGGRRLYAMVGPEGQEHWALADYTSINPKTNVKWLDAFCDSEGNLNDEFPRSDWDVTFSEEGSSTFVDIAIKHEKLSDLEMIIQMGFKEGFTIAMEGLDAIFSGKA; translated from the coding sequence ATGAAATCAAATCTGTTAATGAATTTTACTGTAGATAAAGAAAATAATACTGTAAATGTAAAACGTGAATTCAGCGCATCTTTGCCAAATGTTTGGTCTGCATGGACTGAAGCTGCAATTTTAGATCAATGGTGGGCGCCTGCTCCGTGGAAATCGCGAACAAAGAGTATGGAATTTAAAGAAGGCGGAAGAAGATTATATGCTATGGTTGGCCCTGAAGGTCAAGAACATTGGGCCCTTGCTGATTATACATCTATAAATCCGAAAACAAATGTAAAATGGCTGGATGCTTTTTGTGACAGCGAAGGGAATTTGAATGACGAATTTCCACGTTCTGACTGGGATGTAACTTTTTCTGAAGAAGGAAGCTCTACTTTTGTGGATATTGCAATCAAACATGAAAAACTTTCTGATCTGGAAATGATCATCCAAATGGGCTTTAAAGAAGGCTTTACCATTGCAATGGAAGGCCTGGATGCCATTTTTTCGGGAAAAGCATAA
- a CDS encoding ArsR/SmtB family transcription factor: protein MKRDIFQAIADPTRRAILVLISSTALTPNAIAEQFQTTRQAVSKHIKILNECDLLEEKKLGREIYYQLKIDKMKEIDHWLEQFKKIWEQRFDQLDQVLLNLKSKENEI from the coding sequence ATGAAACGAGATATTTTTCAGGCTATTGCCGATCCGACGCGAAGAGCGATTTTAGTTTTGATTTCTTCGACTGCATTAACACCAAATGCAATTGCAGAACAATTTCAAACGACTAGACAAGCTGTTTCTAAACACATTAAAATATTAAACGAATGTGATTTGCTGGAAGAAAAAAAATTGGGCAGAGAAATTTATTATCAGCTCAAAATTGATAAAATGAAAGAAATTGATCATTGGCTGGAACAATTCAAGAAAATCTGGGAGCAGCGTTTTGATCAGCTTGATCAAGTATTACTTAATTTAAAATCTAAAGAAAATGAAATCTGA
- a CDS encoding DUF1624 domain-containing protein, which translates to MKRQPSIDIVRGIVMIIMALDHVRDLMHVDSITQSPTDLSTTSPLLFFTRFITHLCAPTFIFLAGTSVYLSLQNKNNLAETRAFLFKRGLWLLLLEFTVVNFGLFFDIGFHSLLFEVIAAIGFGFIVLSFLLKIRTQTLSIIGLLILFFHNLLPLIPFAENSVLKAVLAPLFSPVVFPFSGRAFIMGYPPIPWLGIMLVGFATGKFFVLAEEKRKKLFIKIGLSALTLFTIIRFVNIYGDPALWTTQKDAVFTFLSFMNVTKYPPSLLFCLVTLGIMFLLLAFAENFSNRIQKVTLVYGKVPLFYFVIHFYIIHILTLVMLFAQGFSFSQFEFTTGTFGRPKDIESGFPIWTVYLIWIFVLALLYKPCKWFGKHKAENQHWWLKYI; encoded by the coding sequence ATGAAACGACAGCCATCCATAGACATTGTTCGAGGAATCGTAATGATTATTATGGCTCTCGATCATGTTCGGGATTTGATGCATGTTGATTCGATTACGCAAAGTCCAACCGATTTATCGACTACTTCCCCTTTGTTGTTTTTTACTCGTTTTATTACTCATTTGTGTGCGCCAACATTTATTTTTCTGGCTGGAACTTCGGTTTATCTTTCGCTTCAAAACAAAAATAATTTAGCCGAAACGAGAGCATTTTTATTCAAAAGAGGTCTTTGGTTGCTTTTACTTGAATTTACTGTTGTCAATTTTGGTTTATTCTTCGATATTGGTTTTCATTCTCTTTTGTTTGAAGTCATAGCCGCAATAGGTTTTGGATTTATCGTTTTAAGTTTTTTACTCAAAATCCGCACTCAAACTTTAAGTATTATTGGACTCTTAATACTCTTTTTCCACAATCTTCTACCGCTTATTCCTTTTGCCGAAAATTCTGTTCTTAAAGCTGTTTTAGCGCCACTTTTTAGTCCGGTTGTGTTTCCGTTTTCAGGAAGAGCTTTTATTATGGGATATCCGCCAATTCCATGGTTAGGCATAATGCTGGTTGGTTTCGCAACAGGAAAATTCTTTGTATTGGCTGAAGAGAAAAGAAAAAAACTATTCATTAAAATCGGTTTGAGCGCTTTGACATTGTTTACCATAATTCGTTTTGTAAATATTTATGGAGATCCTGCTTTGTGGACAACGCAAAAAGATGCTGTTTTTACCTTTCTATCTTTTATGAATGTAACTAAATATCCGCCTTCACTCCTGTTCTGTCTGGTTACTTTAGGTATTATGTTTTTACTGCTTGCCTTTGCTGAAAACTTCTCAAATAGAATTCAGAAAGTGACTTTGGTTTATGGAAAAGTCCCTTTGTTTTATTTTGTAATTCATTTTTATATCATTCATATTCTCACGCTTGTTATGCTTTTTGCACAAGGTTTCAGCTTTTCGCAATTTGAATTTACAACGGGAACTTTTGGAAGACCTAAAGACATAGAAAGCGGTTTCCCTATTTGGACAGTTTATCTAATTTGGATTTTTGTATTAGCGTTGCTTTACAAACCTTGTAAATGGTTTGGAAAACACAAAGCTGAAAATCAACATTGGTGGCTGAAATACATTTAA